One Echinicola strongylocentroti DNA window includes the following coding sequences:
- a CDS encoding recombinase family protein — MKTADLYIRVSTDEQADKGYSQRYQEEVLRKYCVFQNIQVGRVIYEDYSARTFDRPEWQKLLALIKKNRSDTNMVLFTKWDRFSRNTGDAYLMISTLTKLGVDIQAIEQPLDLSIPEQKMMLAFYLAAPEVENDRRALNTLQGMRRAKKEGRYMGTAPIGYINTRDEYSNKIIARKEPQASLVKWAFEQIAENQLAADQIRKLVNKKGLSISRGQFWYLVRNPIYYGKIKIKAFKEEEEYLVEGKHEGIISESLFLDVQDVLSGRKRMKRKRAVKVISHEKFPLRGFLICHKCGRPLTGSASKSSKGGYYHYYHCLSSCGVRFRTEVVNKAVRKELFKYKVQENILDIYKDCIRDIYHDLTSSGHKTKKQYLDEIERLDKKISKARNLLIDGSMEADDFAVVKRESQEKIKKLENKLTTLNEQKSNYLPKLKDTLNSVGQLVKIYDTLEVKEKRQVVGSIFPQKLVFDGQKCRTPYVNQIALYIYTVNQQVTKNKNRKKINFSRFFNEVVPTGIEPVSKV, encoded by the coding sequence ATGAAGACCGCAGACCTTTACATTAGGGTAAGTACCGACGAACAGGCAGACAAGGGATATTCGCAGAGATACCAGGAGGAGGTCCTGAGAAAGTACTGTGTCTTCCAAAATATACAGGTTGGACGGGTCATCTACGAGGATTATTCCGCCAGGACCTTTGACAGACCCGAATGGCAGAAATTGTTGGCCTTGATAAAAAAGAACCGTTCCGATACCAACATGGTACTGTTTACCAAATGGGATAGGTTCAGTCGGAATACCGGCGATGCCTACCTGATGATTTCAACTCTCACCAAACTGGGCGTGGATATACAGGCCATTGAACAACCCCTTGACCTGAGCATACCCGAACAAAAAATGATGCTGGCCTTTTACCTGGCTGCCCCAGAAGTGGAAAATGACCGCAGGGCACTCAACACCTTACAGGGAATGCGACGGGCAAAGAAGGAAGGCAGGTATATGGGCACCGCACCCATCGGTTATATCAATACTCGGGATGAATACAGCAATAAAATCATAGCCCGAAAAGAACCCCAGGCATCCTTGGTAAAATGGGCCTTTGAACAAATAGCGGAAAACCAGCTGGCCGCAGACCAGATCAGAAAGCTAGTCAACAAAAAGGGGCTGTCCATCAGCAGGGGGCAATTCTGGTATCTTGTCAGAAACCCGATCTATTATGGAAAGATCAAGATAAAGGCATTCAAAGAGGAAGAAGAGTACCTTGTGGAGGGAAAGCACGAAGGCATCATTTCAGAATCCCTGTTCCTTGATGTGCAGGACGTACTGTCCGGGCGTAAACGGATGAAACGCAAACGTGCCGTGAAGGTCATTTCCCATGAAAAGTTCCCATTAAGGGGATTTCTTATATGCCATAAATGTGGCAGGCCACTTACAGGGAGCGCTTCCAAAAGCTCCAAGGGTGGCTACTACCATTATTACCACTGCCTTTCTTCCTGTGGCGTAAGGTTCCGGACAGAAGTGGTCAACAAGGCGGTAAGAAAAGAACTCTTTAAATACAAGGTACAGGAAAACATCCTGGATATCTATAAAGACTGCATTAGGGATATCTATCATGATTTGACCTCAAGCGGACATAAGACCAAAAAGCAGTACCTGGACGAGATCGAGAGACTGGACAAAAAAATATCCAAGGCAAGGAACCTACTGATTGACGGAAGCATGGAAGCCGATGACTTTGCCGTAGTCAAAAGAGAGTCCCAGGAAAAGATCAAAAAACTGGAAAATAAGCTGACAACCCTCAATGAACAAAAGTCGAACTATTTACCGAAGCTAAAAGACACCTTAAACTCTGTAGGTCAGCTAGTTAAAATATACGACACTTTGGAGGTAAAAGAGAAGAGACAGGTTGTGGGTTCGATATTTCCCCAAAAACTGGTGTTTGACGGTCAAAAATGTCGAACCCCTTATGTTAACCAAATCGCCCTCTATATCTATACTGTAAATCAGCAGGTTACAAAAAACAAAAACCGAAAAAAAATTAATTTTTCTCGGTTTTTCAATGAAGTAGTCCCGACAGGAATCGAACCTGTATCTAAAGTTTAG
- the rplS gene encoding 50S ribosomal protein L19, producing MSELLKIVEEEYNEVRAKFPSFKSGDTINVHVRIKEGNKERVQLFQGTVIQRKNVNTNGETFTVRKISSGVGVERIFPLLSPSIEKIEVLRQGRVRRARLYYLRGRQGKAARVKEKITVKH from the coding sequence ATGAGCGAACTACTTAAAATTGTAGAAGAGGAATACAACGAGGTGAGAGCCAAGTTCCCTTCTTTCAAGTCAGGAGATACAATTAACGTTCACGTACGCATCAAAGAGGGTAACAAAGAACGTGTGCAGCTGTTCCAAGGTACCGTGATCCAACGTAAAAACGTTAACACCAACGGAGAGACTTTCACTGTAAGGAAAATCTCCAGTGGTGTAGGTGTAGAAAGAATCTTCCCTCTTCTTAGTCCTAGCATCGAGAAAATCGAAGTGCTAAGACAAGGTAGAGTAAGAAGAGCTAGACTTTACTACCTACGTGGTCGTCAAGGTAAAGCTGCAAGAGTAAAAGAAAAAATCACTGTGAAACACTAA
- the lptB gene encoding LPS export ABC transporter ATP-binding protein, which yields MILRGENLIKIYKGRKVVNNISVEVEQGEIVGLLGPNGAGKTTSFYMIVGLIKPNSGKVFLDKEEITPLPMYRRAKRGIGYLAQEASVFRKLSVEENIMAVLEMTDLPKDAQKEKMEELLEEFSLTHVRKNLGMVLSGGERRRTEIARALAVDPKFVLLDEPFAGVDPIAVEEIQTIVAKLKNKNIGILITDHNVNETLSITDRAYLMFEGKLLKAGTAEELAADEQVRKVYLGKHFELKRKI from the coding sequence ATGATACTAAGAGGAGAGAACCTGATCAAGATATACAAGGGTCGAAAAGTGGTGAACAACATTTCTGTAGAGGTGGAGCAGGGGGAAATTGTAGGCCTTCTTGGGCCTAACGGAGCGGGGAAAACCACCTCTTTTTATATGATAGTGGGACTTATCAAGCCCAACAGTGGCAAGGTCTTCTTGGATAAGGAAGAGATCACTCCACTTCCCATGTACCGCAGGGCCAAGCGCGGAATTGGCTACTTGGCGCAGGAGGCTTCTGTGTTCAGAAAGCTCTCTGTGGAAGAAAATATCATGGCAGTATTGGAGATGACTGATCTTCCCAAAGACGCCCAAAAAGAAAAAATGGAGGAGCTTTTGGAGGAGTTTAGTCTGACACATGTCCGTAAGAACTTGGGCATGGTGCTTTCAGGTGGTGAAAGGCGGAGGACCGAAATAGCCCGTGCGTTGGCCGTGGATCCTAAGTTCGTCTTACTGGATGAGCCTTTTGCAGGTGTGGATCCCATTGCCGTGGAAGAGATCCAGACAATTGTTGCTAAACTAAAGAATAAAAATATTGGCATTTTGATTACAGATCACAATGTCAACGAAACCCTTTCGATTACCGATCGTGCATACTTGATGTTTGAGGGGAAATTGCTCAAGGCAGGTACGGCAGAAGAGCTCGCCGCAGATGAGCAGGTCCGGAAAGTGTACCTCGGCAAGCACTTTGAGTTGAAACGTAAGATTTAA
- a CDS encoding outer membrane beta-barrel family protein: MQPTPNDFVKPFPSASLQYQVNDELTLKAAYTKRVQRTTTFKMTPFPEREHSETLEQGDPTLLPEFIDLVELGVIKDFGDNSFYATAYYNDIKNLVNRVNTI, from the coding sequence ATACAACCTACACCTAATGATTTCGTCAAACCTTTTCCCTCTGCCAGCCTCCAATATCAAGTCAATGATGAACTGACCCTAAAAGCCGCCTATACCAAGAGGGTACAACGGACCACTACTTTCAAAATGACCCCTTTTCCTGAGAGAGAACACTCTGAAACGCTCGAACAAGGTGATCCAACACTACTTCCAGAGTTTATAGATTTGGTAGAGTTAGGAGTAATCAAGGATTTTGGAGACAATTCCTTTTATGCAACGGCCTATTATAATGACATCAAAAACTTGGTCAACCGGGTAAACACCATCTAG
- a CDS encoding universal stress protein — MAQNNTALVGLDLTKMDQVILDNMKKVVELLNLNKLYFIHVAANLALPDDIASTYPNLMAPVDESIEKEIEKKIASLGLPSGIEIEVNAEEGDPMDSLLRWSKIKHVDFIIMGRKTELQGSGRLPKRIAQKAPASVFFVTEDMVTKPLKKLLVPIDFSEHTEVVLDKVEEFIKEKKDAEIRYIHLYDVPIGYHKTGKSYEDFAKIMKDNAVKEFNNMVQKHKIEEHPCDFVLNKDSIKADDILKDAIDKNIDLVVIGSRGRSSSAALLLGSVAERLVEINYKVPMLVIKRKGENMSFLQALLNI, encoded by the coding sequence ATGGCACAGAACAATACAGCATTAGTCGGACTAGACCTTACCAAAATGGACCAAGTGATCTTGGACAATATGAAAAAGGTCGTCGAACTTTTAAATCTCAACAAACTCTATTTCATCCATGTGGCAGCTAACCTTGCCCTACCGGACGATATAGCCAGCACTTACCCCAATTTGATGGCGCCAGTAGATGAAAGTATCGAAAAGGAGATTGAAAAGAAAATAGCCTCCCTTGGACTACCCTCCGGGATCGAAATAGAAGTCAATGCCGAAGAAGGTGACCCTATGGACAGTCTCCTGAGGTGGTCTAAGATCAAGCATGTGGATTTTATCATCATGGGCAGAAAGACAGAGCTCCAAGGCAGTGGCAGGCTGCCCAAGCGTATTGCCCAAAAAGCTCCCGCATCGGTATTCTTCGTCACCGAAGACATGGTAACCAAGCCTCTTAAGAAACTCTTGGTGCCTATTGATTTTTCTGAACATACCGAAGTGGTATTGGATAAAGTGGAAGAGTTCATCAAAGAGAAAAAAGATGCTGAAATCAGGTACATCCACCTGTATGATGTCCCTATTGGCTATCATAAAACAGGCAAATCCTACGAGGATTTTGCAAAGATCATGAAGGATAACGCCGTCAAGGAATTTAACAACATGGTCCAAAAGCACAAAATCGAAGAGCACCCGTGTGATTTTGTACTCAACAAAGACTCCATCAAAGCGGATGACATTCTCAAAGATGCCATTGATAAAAATATTGACCTCGTGGTGATCGGGAGTCGGGGAAGAAGCAGCTCGGCAGCCCTTCTATTGGGCAGTGTCGCAGAAAGACTCGTAGAAATCAACTACAAAGTCCCCATGCTGGTGATCAAACGGAAAGGCGAAAACATGAGCTTTCTACAAGCTTTGCTGAACATCTGA
- a CDS encoding single-stranded-DNA-specific exonuclease RecJ translates to MEFRWEIKSKADQSIVQSLSSEINVNPTLANLLANRGVGNFQEAKDFFRPDLDKIHSPFLMKDMDKAVGRLVEAIEQEEKILVYGDYDVDGTTSVALFYGFLKAIYPQVDFYIPDRYQEGYGVSERGVRFAAENDFKLIVSLDCGIKAIEKVALANSLGVDFIVCDHHTPGQELPNALAVLDPKRQDCDYPYKELSGCGVGFKLIQAFTERTGKNASHLFGLLDLVAVSIAADIVPITGENRILAHYGLARLNSNPRPGLMALILAGKGQRSLKELQENRQLLQREMLQLKSDKDIEISDIVFRIGPRINASGRLEHAKASVELLISSDIHDALRRAEVVEDVNSARKNFDENITKEAIQMIEDREQTKPLKSTVLYKEDWHKGVIGIVASRCIEQFYRPTIILTESNNKATGSARSVYDFDIYEAISECSDLLEQFGGHKYAAGLTMELDNVPAFQERFEEVVSRRIADIHTKPVLEVDDGLELDQINYKFYNILQQMAPFGPGNTEPIFCANQVYAQNIKVLKDKHLKFEIVQDGQVTRPVCIAFGFATYYEMLRSKMRFNIAFEVRENTFRNTSSLQLYVKDIKFD, encoded by the coding sequence ATGGAGTTTAGGTGGGAAATAAAAAGCAAGGCAGATCAATCAATCGTACAATCGCTCAGTAGTGAAATAAATGTAAACCCGACGTTGGCCAATTTATTGGCCAATAGGGGGGTGGGCAATTTTCAGGAGGCGAAGGACTTCTTCCGGCCTGACCTGGATAAGATCCATTCACCCTTCTTGATGAAGGACATGGACAAGGCTGTAGGACGATTGGTGGAAGCGATAGAGCAAGAGGAGAAGATCCTTGTGTATGGAGACTATGATGTGGACGGTACCACTTCGGTGGCCTTGTTCTATGGGTTTCTGAAGGCCATTTATCCTCAGGTGGATTTTTATATTCCCGATCGTTACCAAGAAGGCTATGGGGTTTCGGAAAGAGGGGTTCGATTTGCTGCAGAGAATGATTTTAAGTTGATCGTTTCTCTGGATTGTGGCATAAAGGCGATAGAAAAAGTGGCGTTGGCCAATAGTCTTGGGGTAGATTTTATTGTCTGTGATCACCATACTCCGGGACAGGAGCTACCGAATGCCCTTGCGGTGCTCGATCCCAAACGCCAAGATTGTGATTATCCGTACAAGGAACTGAGTGGTTGTGGGGTAGGTTTTAAACTTATTCAGGCATTTACCGAGCGGACAGGTAAAAATGCGAGTCATCTTTTTGGTCTTTTGGACCTAGTAGCGGTGAGCATAGCAGCGGATATCGTACCGATTACGGGAGAGAATAGGATTTTGGCACATTATGGACTAGCGCGACTGAACAGCAACCCAAGGCCAGGTTTAATGGCGCTGATATTGGCAGGAAAAGGGCAGCGGAGTTTGAAGGAGCTGCAGGAAAACCGTCAGCTGCTCCAGCGGGAGATGCTACAACTAAAATCCGACAAGGATATTGAAATCTCCGATATTGTATTCCGTATCGGCCCACGGATCAATGCCTCCGGAAGACTGGAGCACGCCAAAGCCTCTGTGGAGCTATTGATATCTTCAGATATCCATGATGCCCTTCGCCGTGCAGAGGTGGTAGAAGATGTCAATTCCGCCCGAAAGAACTTTGATGAAAATATTACCAAGGAGGCGATACAGATGATCGAAGACCGTGAGCAGACCAAGCCGCTTAAGAGCACTGTCCTGTACAAGGAAGATTGGCACAAGGGAGTGATCGGAATAGTCGCTTCACGGTGTATCGAGCAGTTTTACCGGCCCACGATCATATTGACCGAGTCCAATAACAAGGCAACAGGAAGCGCCCGTTCTGTTTATGATTTTGATATTTATGAGGCCATTAGTGAGTGCAGTGATTTGTTGGAACAATTTGGAGGCCATAAATATGCTGCTGGACTGACCATGGAGCTGGACAATGTCCCTGCTTTTCAAGAGCGTTTTGAGGAGGTGGTAAGCCGCCGTATTGCCGATATTCATACCAAGCCAGTGCTGGAAGTGGACGATGGCCTGGAGCTGGACCAGATCAATTACAAATTTTATAATATATTGCAGCAGATGGCACCTTTTGGGCCTGGAAATACAGAGCCGATATTCTGTGCCAATCAGGTATATGCACAAAATATCAAAGTGCTGAAGGATAAACACCTGAAGTTTGAGATTGTGCAAGATGGCCAGGTGACCAGACCCGTTTGTATTGCTTTTGGATTTGCGACATATTATGAAATGTTGCGCAGCAAAATGCGTTTTAATATCGCCTTTGAAGTAAGGGAAAATACCTTCAGAAATACCAGCAGTTTACAGTTGTATGTAAAAGATATCAAATTTGATTGA
- a CDS encoding outer membrane beta-barrel family protein, with amino-acid sequence MGKRKMGYFRVSITLGYTPNKSSQFSLGLYGGKRSKDRTADIIYYDNHAELNGEEIYEMQYYNENLRIRRSDFVIGSFDYRHTFSNASKVSSSILYEYTMLGGPTTNQNLAYPNTDFVYQDEYNTNDNPLHGIRFQTDYTAAPWKFGTFEAGCQFRNLNHTGDFVYERKNNETGVWELVPDFSSNVDLTRQIHSGYGLLSGEKGMWSYSEGLRLEYMDRELDLRDKTGTVDTTYT; translated from the coding sequence ATGGGGAAAAGAAAAATGGGCTATTTTAGGGTTTCCATTACGCTTGGATATACTCCTAACAAAAGTAGCCAGTTCAGCTTAGGGCTCTATGGAGGTAAAAGAAGCAAGGACAGGACTGCTGATATTATCTACTATGACAATCATGCTGAGCTGAACGGTGAGGAAATCTACGAAATGCAATATTACAACGAAAACTTGCGCATCAGACGGAGTGACTTTGTGATTGGCAGTTTCGATTACAGACACACCTTCTCCAATGCATCCAAGGTCAGTTCATCAATTCTTTATGAATATACCATGCTCGGTGGCCCCACTACTAACCAAAACTTAGCGTACCCGAACACTGATTTTGTCTACCAAGATGAATACAATACCAATGACAACCCCTTGCATGGTATCCGCTTCCAAACGGACTATACAGCGGCTCCATGGAAATTCGGAACGTTTGAAGCAGGGTGTCAATTTCGGAACCTGAACCACACGGGAGATTTTGTTTATGAAAGAAAAAATAATGAAACCGGAGTATGGGAACTCGTGCCGGATTTTTCCAGTAATGTGGACCTTACCCGACAGATCCATTCGGGATATGGCCTTCTTTCCGGTGAAAAAGGGATGTGGTCCTATTCGGAAGGTTTGAGACTGGAATATATGGACAGGGAACTCGATCTCAGGGACAAAACCGGAACCGTGGATACAACCTACACCTAA
- a CDS encoding 30S ribosomal protein S16: MAVKIRLARRGRKRMAIYDVVVADARAPRDGRFIEKIGSYNPNTDPASININNDRALQWLLNGAQPTDTVKAMLSYRGVLLKKHLQIGVLKGAITQEEADKKFQAWIEEKETSITGKKDKIAQAREDARKKAHDAEVAKNEARLDAIKKREEEAKAAAEAEAAEAEAPADAPAEGEESEAPAAESNEEKEENKG; this comes from the coding sequence ATGGCAGTAAAAATCAGATTAGCTCGTAGAGGTAGAAAGAGAATGGCCATCTACGATGTCGTTGTAGCTGATGCAAGAGCTCCACGTGATGGACGCTTTATCGAAAAAATCGGTTCTTATAACCCGAACACTGACCCTGCTTCTATCAACATCAACAATGATAGAGCATTGCAATGGTTGCTAAACGGTGCCCAACCTACGGACACTGTAAAAGCGATGCTTTCTTACCGTGGTGTATTGCTGAAAAAACACCTTCAGATCGGTGTACTTAAAGGCGCTATCACACAGGAAGAAGCAGACAAGAAATTCCAAGCTTGGATCGAGGAGAAAGAAACTTCCATCACTGGCAAGAAAGACAAAATCGCCCAAGCTAGAGAAGACGCTCGTAAGAAAGCTCACGACGCAGAAGTTGCTAAAAACGAAGCTCGTCTTGACGCGATCAAGAAAAGAGAAGAAGAAGCGAAAGCCGCTGCTGAGGCAGAAGCTGCTGAAGCTGAAGCTCCTGCTGATGCTCCTGCTGAAGGAGAGGAAAGTGAAGCTCCTGCTGCTGAAAGCAACGAAGAAAAAGAAGAAAACAAAGGTTAA
- the rimM gene encoding ribosome maturation factor RimM (Essential for efficient processing of 16S rRNA) — protein sequence MNKDNCFQLGYIAKVHGLQGEVVAILDVDYPEYYEDIAHVFVEKDNRLVPYFIEHFVAQPNGRFLAKFEGFEDKNAADTLVGTALYLPLKDLPALDDDQYYYHELVGFEVEDASKGVLGSVKVIYDLQTQYLIGMDYQGKEILVPIQDDIILKVDKAAKKVFCQLPDGLLEIYLED from the coding sequence ATGAACAAGGACAACTGTTTCCAACTAGGCTACATTGCTAAAGTTCATGGACTCCAAGGAGAAGTAGTGGCCATCTTGGATGTCGATTATCCTGAATATTACGAAGATATCGCGCATGTCTTTGTGGAGAAAGACAACCGACTGGTGCCCTACTTTATAGAGCACTTTGTCGCTCAGCCAAACGGAAGGTTTCTTGCCAAATTTGAAGGCTTTGAAGACAAAAATGCTGCAGATACCCTAGTGGGTACAGCACTCTATCTCCCGCTAAAAGACCTGCCTGCACTTGATGATGACCAGTATTATTATCATGAGCTCGTCGGTTTTGAAGTAGAAGATGCCTCCAAAGGAGTACTCGGTAGTGTAAAAGTGATATACGACCTCCAAACCCAGTATCTCATTGGGATGGATTATCAAGGAAAAGAAATCCTGGTGCCAATCCAAGATGACATTATCCTTAAAGTGGACAAGGCAGCAAAAAAAGTTTTCTGCCAATTGCCAGATGGCTTACTTGAAATATATCTAGAGGACTAG
- a CDS encoding 2'-5' RNA ligase family protein: MQKYFVAIVPPEEVQAQAQEIKEGVRDKYNAKHALKSPAHVTLKMPFVWNEHKEGKLVGLLEDFFKERSPFPVEFKGIGRFGRRIMYARVHGGNELIETQEAFRHYCRRELKLNEELSDKAFTPHVTLVYSDLKKHFFDECWAMLKERGFYGKMEVRQVALLKKVNYRWQVLEMIDLDEKIDLG; this comes from the coding sequence ATGCAGAAATATTTTGTGGCGATAGTTCCACCAGAGGAAGTTCAAGCACAGGCGCAGGAAATAAAGGAAGGTGTGCGGGATAAGTATAATGCCAAGCATGCGCTTAAGTCCCCGGCCCATGTGACGCTAAAGATGCCATTTGTGTGGAATGAGCATAAGGAAGGTAAGCTTGTTGGGCTGTTGGAAGATTTTTTTAAAGAAAGATCTCCTTTTCCTGTTGAGTTCAAGGGGATTGGGCGATTTGGAAGGCGCATCATGTATGCCCGTGTCCATGGTGGGAATGAACTGATAGAGACCCAAGAGGCATTTCGTCACTATTGTAGAAGGGAGTTAAAGCTGAACGAAGAACTAAGTGACAAAGCCTTTACTCCTCATGTTACGTTAGTATACAGTGACCTGAAAAAGCATTTCTTTGACGAGTGTTGGGCGATGTTAAAGGAAAGGGGTTTTTACGGAAAGATGGAGGTACGGCAAGTGGCCTTGCTCAAGAAAGTGAACTATCGATGGCAAGTACTGGAGATGATTGATTTGGATGAGAAGATAGACCTTGGATAA
- a CDS encoding GH3 auxin-responsive promoter family protein yields MDVLNTFMTWIFKIRIGQIDNFKKNPIEVQQGIFFDLIKSAKSTQFGKKYGFSDIRSPKDFDRNVPIHNYEEMQPYIEQTMKGEQNVIWPSEISWFSKSSGTTGSRSKFIPVSQESLEDCHFKGGKDMLSLYVNNYPDSKLFTGKSLAIGGSSEVNALDINKNSQYGDISAVIMRNLPVWAQLARTPSLETALMSEWEEKIEKMAKETMEENVLSISGVPTWTIVLLQRIMELTNSSNILEVWPNLEVFFHGAVAFGPYRKLFSELIPSESMRYMETYNASEGFFGIQDQKNSDELLLMLDYGIYYEFIPMDEWDRDDPKVLPLEEVEIGKNYALIISTNGGLWRYKIGDTVKFTSIRPYRIRISGRTKHFINAFGEEVIVENAEKAIEIAADATGAIVVNFTAAPIYFEGSDGKGAHEWIIEFSKAPNDEAVFSEKLDAALREINSDYDAKRYKDMALDRPKIHFVTEEGIFEKWMKSRGKLGGQNKVPRLANNREYIDTILELMK; encoded by the coding sequence ATGGACGTACTAAATACTTTTATGACTTGGATCTTTAAGATCCGCATAGGCCAGATAGATAACTTTAAGAAGAATCCAATAGAAGTACAGCAGGGCATTTTTTTTGACTTGATCAAATCGGCCAAGAGTACCCAATTTGGAAAAAAGTATGGCTTTTCGGATATCCGATCACCTAAGGATTTTGATCGTAACGTGCCCATCCATAATTATGAGGAGATGCAGCCTTATATCGAACAGACGATGAAGGGAGAGCAAAACGTCATATGGCCATCAGAGATCAGCTGGTTTTCAAAATCCTCCGGAACCACTGGTAGCCGGAGCAAATTTATCCCTGTTTCCCAAGAATCATTGGAAGATTGTCATTTTAAGGGCGGCAAAGATATGCTTTCCCTCTATGTCAATAATTATCCTGACAGCAAGCTCTTTACAGGTAAAAGTTTGGCGATCGGCGGTAGCAGTGAAGTCAATGCGCTCGACATCAATAAAAACAGCCAATACGGGGATATTTCTGCCGTGATCATGCGCAATTTGCCCGTGTGGGCACAGCTGGCCAGGACCCCGAGTCTGGAGACGGCACTGATGAGCGAGTGGGAGGAAAAGATAGAGAAGATGGCCAAGGAGACCATGGAGGAAAACGTACTCAGTATTTCGGGAGTCCCCACGTGGACCATTGTGCTTTTGCAACGGATTATGGAATTGACCAATTCGAGCAATATCCTGGAGGTGTGGCCAAACTTAGAAGTGTTTTTTCACGGAGCGGTAGCTTTTGGCCCTTATCGAAAGCTCTTCAGTGAATTGATTCCTTCTGAGTCCATGCGCTATATGGAAACATACAATGCTTCTGAAGGTTTTTTTGGTATTCAGGACCAGAAGAATTCAGACGAACTGTTACTGATGCTTGATTATGGGATTTACTATGAATTTATCCCAATGGATGAGTGGGACCGCGACGATCCTAAAGTACTTCCGCTAGAGGAGGTGGAAATAGGTAAAAACTATGCACTTATCATAAGCACAAATGGAGGGCTGTGGCGCTACAAGATCGGCGATACGGTGAAGTTTACTTCCATACGGCCCTACCGTATCCGTATATCTGGACGAACGAAACACTTTATCAATGCTTTTGGCGAGGAGGTGATCGTGGAAAATGCAGAGAAAGCCATAGAAATAGCTGCTGACGCTACTGGGGCGATAGTGGTGAATTTTACTGCAGCACCAATTTATTTTGAAGGATCGGACGGTAAGGGGGCGCATGAATGGATCATAGAATTCAGCAAAGCTCCAAATGACGAGGCCGTATTCAGTGAAAAACTGGATGCGGCGCTTCGTGAGATCAATTCTGATTATGACGCCAAAAGGTACAAGGACATGGCACTGGATAGGCCGAAAATTCATTTTGTCACGGAAGAGGGGATATTCGAAAAGTGGATGAAATCCAGAGGTAAATTGGGAGGACAAAACAAAGTGCCCCGATTGGCCAATAATCGGGAATATATTGATACTATTTTGGAGTTGATGAAATAG
- the trmD gene encoding tRNA (guanosine(37)-N1)-methyltransferase TrmD, which yields MQIDIITVVPGLLEGPFSHSILKRAEEKGLAKVRVHNLREHATNKQKQVDDYAFGGGAGMVMMIEPVAKCIEALKSQRDYDEIIYMTPDGETFDQQMANSLSLKGNLMILCGHYKGVDERIRQKYITREISIGDFVLSGGELAAAVVADAVIRLIPRVLNDETSALTDSFQDGLLAPPIYTRPAEYQGMKVPDILLSGHNEKIANWRFDESVRRTKERRPDLLEGKDFEAGEKRK from the coding sequence ATGCAGATCGATATTATCACCGTCGTCCCCGGTCTCTTGGAAGGGCCTTTTTCGCATTCTATCCTTAAAAGGGCAGAAGAAAAAGGACTCGCCAAAGTCAGGGTACACAACCTCAGGGAACATGCCACCAATAAACAGAAGCAGGTCGACGACTATGCTTTTGGAGGAGGGGCTGGCATGGTCATGATGATCGAACCTGTGGCCAAGTGCATAGAAGCACTGAAAAGCCAGCGGGATTACGATGAAATCATCTACATGACCCCAGACGGGGAGACTTTCGATCAGCAAATGGCCAACTCCCTCTCGCTTAAGGGAAACCTGATGATCCTATGTGGTCATTATAAAGGCGTGGATGAAAGGATCAGACAAAAGTACATCACCCGTGAGATCAGTATCGGGGATTTTGTACTCTCTGGTGGCGAACTGGCAGCTGCTGTGGTAGCTGATGCAGTGATCCGCCTCATTCCCAGAGTGCTCAATGACGAGACCTCAGCCTTGACGGATTCCTTTCAAGATGGACTATTGGCTCCGCCGATCTATACGCGACCAGCAGAATACCAAGGCATGAAAGTGCCAGACATCCTGCTCTCCGGTCACAATGAAAAGATCGCCAATTGGAGGTTTGATGAATCGGTTCGCCGTACCAAAGAAAGAAGGCCTGACTTACTGGAAGGCAAAGATTTCGAAGCAGGCGAAAAACGTAAATAG